The following are encoded in a window of Podospora pseudoanserina strain CBS 124.78 chromosome 6, whole genome shotgun sequence genomic DNA:
- the TMS1 gene encoding Membrane protein tms1 (EggNog:ENOG503NW06; COG:S) — MGALLSLPLMAVPSLGTLLSFGASCCGAATCSMVCSACGKCGNSVATRIAYALILLVNSILSWIMLTKWAIEKLQHLMLDYVKIKCGEGDCYGWLAVHRINFALGMFHLVLAGLMLGVHSSKNPRAAIQNGFWGPKIIAWLGLIVLTFFIPDTFFQFWGNYVALICAMLFLMLGLILLVDLAHNWAEYCLGQIEESESKTWRVVLIGSTLGMYVASLAMTVVQYVFFAGSGCSMNQAAITINLLLWLAISVISVHPTVQEYNPKAGLAQAAMVAVYCTYLTMSAVSMEPDETEDKHCNPLIAGQGTRTTTVVIGAIVTMLTVAYTTTRAATQSLGLGGKVGGQIRLPEEDEVDYEHSLITTQPDNSRRQMRAEALRRAVEEGSLPADALLSDDDDDHVHGHSPNGGAMDDERTSTQYSYAMFHVIFFLATAWVATLLTSDWDDGKVADGGDFATVGRTLWASWVKIVSGWVCYGMYTWTLVAPIVLPGRFEFE; from the exons ATGggcgccctcctctccctcccgctGATGGCGGTTCCAAGCCTAGGCACA CTCCTCTCCTTCGGCGCAAGCTGCTGCGGAGCAGCAACCTGCTCAATGGTCTGCTCCGCCTGCGGAAAATGCGGCAACTCGGTCGCAACCCGCATAGCCTacgccctcatcctcctcgtcaactCGATCCTCTCCTGGATCATGCTCACAAAGTGGGCCATCGAGAAGCTCCAGCACCTCATGCTCGATTACGTAAAGATCAAATGCGGCGAGGGCGACTGCTACGGCTGGCTAGCAGTCCACAGAATCAACTTTGCGCTCGGCATGTTCCACCTCGTCCTTGCCGGACTGATGCTGGGGGTTCACTCCTCCAAGAACCCTCGCGCGGCGATACAAAATGGTTTCTGGGGTCCAAAGATCATTGCTTGGTTAGGGCTGATCGTGTTGACTTTTTTCATTCCGGATACGTTTTTCCAGTTTTGGGGGAACTACGTCGCGCTGATTTGCGCGATGCTGTTTTTGATGCTGGGGTTGATTTTGCTGGTGGATTTGGCGCATAATTGGGCAGAGTACTGTCTTGGGCAGATTGAGGAGTCCGAGTCGAAGACCTGGAGGGTGGTTTTGATTGGGTCGACGTTGGGGATGTATGTGGCTAGTTTGGCCATGACGGTGGTGCAGTATGTGTTTTTTGCCGGGTCGGGGTGTTCGATGAACCAGGCGGCGATTACGATCAATTTGCTGCTCTGGCTGGCCATCTCGGTCATTTCGGTGCACCCGACTGTGCAGGAGTATAACCCCAAGGCCGGGCTGGCTCAGGCGGCCATGGTGGCGGTATACTGCACCTATTTGACCATGTCGGCCGTGTCGATGGAGCCGGACGAGACGGAGGATAAGCACTGTAATCCGTTGATTGCGGGGCAGGGAACGAGGACTACGACTGTGGTTATTGGTGCTATTGTTACGATGTTGACGGTGGCGTATACAACCACCAGGGCGGCGACGCAGTCtcttggtttgggggggaaagTTGGGGGACAGATTCggctgccggaggaggacgaggttgattATGAGCACAGCCTCATCACCACGCAACCGGATAACTCGCGGCGTCAAATGCGTGCCGAGGCGCTGAGacgggcggtggaggaggggtccCTTCCGGCGGATGCGCTCTtgtcggatgatgatgatgatcatgttCATGGGCACTCACCCAATGGCGGGGCGATGGACGATGAACGGACGAGCACGCAGTACAGCTATGCCATGTTTCAcgtcattttctttttggcgaCGGCGTGGGTGGCGACGTTGCTAACGAGTGattgggatgatgggaaggtggcggatgggggggatTTTGCTACGGTGGGGAGGACGCTGTGGGCGAGCTGGGTCAAGATTGTGAGCGGGTGGGTTTGTTATGGGATGTATACTTGGACGCTCGTGGCGCCGATTGTGCTGCCGGGGAGGTTTGAGTTTGAGTAG
- the STR3 gene encoding cystathionine beta-lyase (COG:E; EggNog:ENOG503NW0R), translated as MASPSTPAQAAKKALSRVDLDGHALPPSPAPSSPHPGSRRYALATELVYTDSKDQYGASSIPIYQSATFKQTSSNGGNEYDYTRSGNPTRTHLERHLAKIMNATRCLAVGSGMGALDVITRLLKPGDEVITGDDLYGGTNRLLTYLKNNQGVVVHHVDTTNVDAVKEVITEKTAMVLLETPTNPLIKIVDVASIARASHEANSKALVVVDNTMLSPMLCNPLDLGADISYESGTKYLSGHHDIMAGVIAVNDAEIGDKMYFTINATGCGLSPNDSFLLMRGVKTLAIRMEKQQTSAQRIAEFLESHGFKVRYPGLRSHPQYDLHWSMARGAGAVLSFETGDVALSERIVEAARLWGISVSFGCVNSLISMPCRMSHASIDAKTRAERQMPEDIIRLCVGIEDVDDLIDDLTRALVQAGAVTLTIDGFHANEANGGSSTPSA; from the exons ATGGCTTCCCCAAGTACGCCCGCGCAGGCCGCGAAGAAGGCCCTCTCCAGAGTCGATCTCGATGGCCATGctctccccccatcacctGCCCCATCGAGTCCGCACCCTGGGTCACGCCGGTATGCTCTCGCAACCGAGCTCGTCTATACTGACTCCAAGGACCAGTATGGTGCCTCGAGCATCCCGATCTACCAGTCGGCCACCTTCAAGCAAACGTCTTCCAACGGCGGCAACGAGTATGACTACACTCGATCGGGAAACCCTACCCGGACCCATCTTGAACGCCACCTGGCCAAGATCATGAATGCGACCCGCTGCCTGGCTGTCGGCTCGGGAATGGGTGCATTGGATGTCATTACACGCCTTCTGAAACCGGGTGACGAGGTTATCACGGGCGATGATTTGTATGGTGGCACGAACCGGCTTCTGACATATCTGAAGAACAAccagggggttgttgtgcaTCACgtcgacaccaccaacgTCGACGCCGTGAAGGAGGTGATTACGGAGAAGACGGCCATGGTTCTGCTGGAGACGCCGACGAACCCGCTGATCAAGATCGTCGATGTCGCGTCGATCGCTAGAGCATCGCACGAGGCCAACAGCAAGGCATTGGTTGTCGTCGACAACACCATGCTGTCGCCCATGCTCTGCAACCCTCTGGATCTCGGCGCCGACATTTCCTACGAGTCCGGCACCAAGTACCTCTCCGGTCACCACGATATCATGGCCGGTGTCATTGCCGTCAATGACGCAGAGATCGGAGACAAGATGTACTTTACTATCAATGCTACCGGCTGTGGACTTTCCCCCAACGACTCCTTTTTGCTCATGAGGGGTGTCAAGACACTGGCCATCCGCATGGAGAAGCAGCAGACCAGCGCTCAACGAATTGCCGAGTTTCTCGAGTCACACGGCTTCAAAGTTCGCTATCCAGGTCTCAGGTCTCATCCCCAGTACGATCTGCACTGGTCCATGGCTcgtggtgccggtgccgtgCTTTCCTTTGAGACTGGCGATGTCGCCCTTTCCGAAAGGATAGTGGAAGCTGCCAGGCTCTGGGGTATCAGTGTCAGTTTCGGCTGTGTCAATAGCTTGATCAGCATGCCATGCCGTATGAGCCATGCTAGCATCGACGCAAAGACAAGGGCAGAGAGGCAGATGCCTGAGGACATCATTCGCTTGTGTGTGGGTATCGAGGACGTGGACGATCTCATCGACGATCTTACTCGTGCT CTTGTGCAAGCCGGCGCTGTGACGCTGACGATCGATGGCTTTCACGCAAATGAGGCCAACGGCGGAAGCTCGACACCATCAGCTTAG
- the MSP1 gene encoding mitochondrial dynamin GTPase Msp1 (COG:O; EggNog:ENOG503NVTE), which produces MSDNKRLRDLGAGLTSGMLLAAGALTAYLLLKDVVAPYFARVVDPDHEKNEATRKRAQANLQRIRKKIAENSANDAANTDASQKTSVEDLVLNEYENQVALEVVAPEDIPVGFDDIGGLEEIIEEVKEAIIYPLTMPHLYQHGGSLLAAPSGVLLYGPPGCGKTMLAKAVAHESGASFINLHISTLTEKWYGDSNKLVRAVFSLARKLEPAIIFIDEIDAVLGQRHNGEHEASGMVKAEFMTLWDGLTSSNAAGVPARIVVLGATNRINAIDEAILRRMPKKFPVSLPGTEQRRRILELILGNTKRDPDFDVDYIAKVTAGMSGSDLKEACRDAAMVPMREYIRQHRASGASMSRVAPEGVRGIRTDDFFGRRGGQVLHVPPPAATNGQSESEWRDVQELEEDVVTTLS; this is translated from the exons ATGAGCGACAACAAGCGCTTAAGAGATCTGGGGGCGGGCTTGACCTCGGGCATGCTCCTTGCAGCTGGT GCCCTAACCGCATACCTGCTACTCAAAGATGTCGTCGCCCCCTACTTTGCGCGGGTAGTCGACCCAGACCACGAGAAGAACGAAGCGACACGAAAAAGGGCACAGGCGAACCTGCAAAGGATACGAAAGAAGATTGCCGAGAACAGCGCAAATGACGCAGCCAACACAGATGCATCACAAAAGACCAGCGTTGAGGACTTGGTTCTGAACGAGTACGAAAACCAGGTAGCACTGGAGGTCGTCGCGCCAGAGGACATCCCGGTTGGCTTTGACGACATTGGAGGATTGGAGGAAATCATTGAAGAAGTGAAGGAGGCTATCATCTACCCATTAACGATGCCACATTTGTACCAGCATGGTGGGTCTCTCCTGGCTGCACCATCTGGCGTGCTGCTGTACGGCCCACCAGGCTGTGGCAAGACGATGCTGGCAAAGGCTGTGGCACACGAGAGCGGTGCCTCGTTCATCAACCTTCACATCTCGACACTTACGGAAAAATGGTATGGCGACTCCAACAAGCTGGTCCGTGCCGTCTTCTCTCTGGCGCGCAAGCTTGAGcccgccatcatcttcatcgatGAGATTGACGCTGTGCTGGGGCAACGACACAATGGCGAGCACGAAGCCAGTGGCATGGTCAAGGCTGA ATTCATGACGCTATGGGATGGTCTCACCTCGTCCAACGCCGCCGGTGTTCCTGCACGTATTGTTGTGCTCGGTGCCACCAACAGGATAAACGCCATCGACGAGGCCATTCTCAGGAGAATGCCCAAGAAATTCCCTGTTTCTCTTCCGGGAACTGAGCAGCGTCGTCGCATTCTGGAATTGATCCTCGGGAATACCAAGCGTGATCCGGACTTTGATGTTGACTATATTGCCAAGGTCACGGCGGGCATGTCCGGAAGCGATCTCAAGGAAGCGTGCCGCGACGCCGCCATGGTTCCCATGAGAGAGTATATCCGCCAGCATCGTGCGTCCGGGGCGTCCATGTCCCGGGTAGCCCCAGAGGGCGTCCGCGGTATCAGAACCGATGACTTTTTCGGTCGGCGAGGCGGACAGGTCCTTCATGTGCCACCGCCTGCTGCTACTAATGGGCAATCCGAAAGCGAATGGCGTGATGTGCAGGAACTCGAAGAGGATGTTGTTACCACGCTCTCTTAG